GTGCTGTGAACCATCACACCCAGGAGTATGTACTCAATACCTTCCTTGCTACTCCCTGGAATTTAACCAAGAATtcctgttttcttttgttttgtctTGTTCGATTGATTGATTTGTTTGTTTGATGACAGCGAACTGGACGCGTACTGCATCCGTGATCTTGCTGACTGGGCCCTCAAACATTACAACTCCTACCACTCGGTACGCAATACTGAACCTCAAAGCTACCAACTGGCCTCTTCTCTCATTCTCCATCTTACTAAGTTATCCTTGTTCGTCTATGATCGATATTGTACATGTAGGGTGCCGAGTTCCGGCTTCCTGGTCTGCCCATCACGGCCTGCGTTGGTTTCATGTATCCTGATCAGCCGACCGCACATTTCAAGGTCGCCTGCGTTGGTTTTAGGGAAGACTTCTGGTACCACGTCAACTTCTCAGCTTGCCAGACAGAGCACAGCGATGAGCACAACTTCTTTGCTGAGCTACGCTATGACCGGTGCTCTCGCAATCTTATCGTCGAGACATGCACCATCTTAGGTACGCGCGTCATTGGTTCTATTAGTCTTCCGACGACCTGCCTTGGTACATGTGTGCAACCGAGTAGATATGAATATGATCATAGCTaattctctctctatatatattcttttctcttttttgaCAGAAGAGCCGTTGGACTACTTCAGAAGCAGCTGTGCATTGTGTCAAGTTGAATCCAAGATTTTACATCCAAATGATGTGGAACTCGGATGCGGAAAAGATGGGCACGAAAAGGAAATTTTCCGCGAGAGGTGTTCATGGAATGGGCAAAAACAGGAATTCTTCACCCGGAGCGACATGCTGAAGACACCCTTCTTGTTAGGAGGAGACGGGCTTCGGTATAGGCTAGATTGACCATCATTTATGTAGTATATAAACCTGCCGAACCCTAGCTGACACTCCCATTCTATCCTCGATTGGGGGCAGGCCGCCGCTCGTCCCCGTGTGGTTCCGCCGCCGTCGTCGGCCGTATACTACCCACCACCCGCCGCTGTGCTAGCCAACCGTTTTAGTTTAGTATATCATTGCGTTGTATAAAAAGAAGTTTCTATCCAGTAAAAACCATGGTTTGGTTTGCTGTGGCATGGATGGAGGTCGTACCCTTGCACACCAGAGTAGGTACGTACGTGACCCAAATCTCATGAAAACttttttaccccgcaaaaaaaaactcaTGAAAACTTTTACCTTCTTGTTTCTTCTTATTTTCAAGACAAGACATTTGTTCCATCGATTACGTTGAATCCctgttttgttttgtttaattattattattaattgTTTGTTTTGAGGGCAGAGAGTTTGACAACTTCCACATTTGCCGTCTCCGTCTCGCCCTCTATGCCCTCAAACATTACAACTCCAAGCACCCGGTACGTACAATACTACTCCCAGTCTTCTCTCCATCTCAATCCATCCTTGCATATACATCCAGTACTGCTTTAGTTAGTTAGTTATGCTTGTTTGGGATACATGTCTTATATCTATATATGCATGCAGGATGCCATGTTCTGGTTTCCTGACCAGCCCAAGGTTGCCTGCACTTCCAGGGAAGATATCTGATACCACCTCAACTTCTCCGCCCGCCGCAAGGAAGATGGCGACGAGCAGAGGTTCTTTGCTGAGCTACGCTTCGTCCAGTGCCCATGCAGACTTATCACCAAGTCATGCACCACCTTAAGTACATGCATGATGGTTCTATTATCTCTCACGCTACGCAACTCGGTCCAttgagtgaattgcagaaaaccaccacatttCAGCCAAGGTTTGGAGAAAACACTCTTCTATGTTTTTGCTGCAGAAAACACTGA
The window above is part of the Triticum aestivum cultivar Chinese Spring chromosome 2A, IWGSC CS RefSeq v2.1, whole genome shotgun sequence genome. Proteins encoded here:
- the LOC123186674 gene encoding uncharacterized protein, giving the protein MYPDQPTAHFKVACVGFREDFWYHVNFSACQTEHSDEHNFFAELRYDRCSRNLIVETCTILEEPLDYFRSSCALCQVESKILHPNDVELGCGKDGHEKEIFRERCSWNGQKQEFFTRSDMLKTPFLLGGDGLRYRLD